One stretch of Spirochaeta lutea DNA includes these proteins:
- a CDS encoding tetratricopeptide repeat protein, with translation MEQSDHKCEAELSSSWSCLRSGDLAGSYQILNDCLLTHFDHPDVLTALKYVNFWREREKYLGDHRDVYTKIEYLLQQWPIFLEFQTRNPTNNEECNYGFRFYFFGTVNRMLDQILQKTDILEPALQLRKGICFKGMGDYDQAVQILEQASLEKAEDPDIIAQLADAYALVGETNLSKVFFREAFFIGPNEISYVFLESEMIQRLFKAVQEKVGTDKLFLEWVPVYGELFRVFSVKRELRAVEYGRLRQSVYALERELANQQVSDPTIMPRLLTKYFWIIDHLISIHEEKSRIQEILLKIRSLNSEIHTLYTK, from the coding sequence ATGGAACAATCAGACCATAAATGCGAAGCAGAACTATCATCTTCCTGGTCTTGTCTTCGATCCGGTGATCTCGCCGGATCATACCAGATCCTTAACGATTGTTTATTAACGCATTTTGACCACCCTGACGTCCTGACTGCACTCAAGTATGTAAATTTTTGGCGAGAACGAGAAAAATACCTTGGAGACCATAGGGATGTGTACACGAAAATTGAATACCTCCTTCAGCAATGGCCCATTTTTTTAGAGTTCCAAACCCGGAATCCTACAAATAATGAGGAGTGCAATTACGGATTTAGGTTTTATTTCTTTGGGACAGTTAACAGGATGTTGGATCAGATACTCCAAAAAACAGACATTTTGGAACCCGCGCTTCAACTGCGGAAAGGGATCTGCTTTAAAGGAATGGGTGATTATGATCAGGCGGTGCAGATACTTGAACAGGCTTCCTTGGAGAAGGCAGAAGACCCTGATATTATTGCGCAGTTAGCCGATGCATACGCCCTTGTTGGTGAGACCAATTTAAGTAAGGTGTTTTTTCGTGAAGCGTTTTTTATCGGTCCGAATGAAATATCCTATGTATTTTTAGAGTCGGAAATGATTCAACGACTTTTTAAGGCAGTTCAGGAGAAAGTTGGTACTGATAAACTATTTCTAGAATGGGTTCCGGTGTACGGTGAGTTATTTCGTGTATTTTCCGTAAAAAGGGAACTACGCGCTGTTGAGTACGGCAGGCTCCGGCAATCCGTCTACGCATTAGAACGAGAACTCGCCAATCAACAGGTTTCCGATCCAACTATCATGCCCCGTTTATTGACAAAGTATTTTTGGATCATTGATCATCTGATCAGTATCCACGAAGAAAAAAGTCGTATTCAGGAAATTCTCTTGAAAATAAGAAGCCTAAATTCGGAGATACACACCCTGTATACAAAATGA